From a region of the Hippopotamus amphibius kiboko isolate mHipAmp2 chromosome 3, mHipAmp2.hap2, whole genome shotgun sequence genome:
- the LAX1 gene encoding lymphocyte transmembrane adapter 1, with product MMDVTTPTGSEVRRRTSQPSTLSSPDRTKAHNNSILYAFAGLLAILLVVAVFCILWNWNKRKKRQVPYLRVTIMPLLTLPRPRQRAKNIYDLLPRRQEELGRHPPRSMRIFSTESLLSRNSDSPPSEYVPSQAGGALHVHRAHTHTMGYAVGIYDNAVEHQICGSLNPSAHYANVRASRDCSSTSSEDSRDYVNIPTAKEIAETLASTNSPPGNLFILPSTEELELTEEIHEGCGNTSDCTSLGSSGTENSDPLSDGEGSSQTSNDYVNMAVLDLGTIQGKQPWGTFQCCRDYENVPPDLSGNQQQEEEEVTSSNTDHVEGGRDGPETHIQPVMQSGNFLTVKDYVAYQSSAQSENSQMKCGEEMSHEDSHDYENV from the exons ATGATGGATGTCACCACGCCGACCGGCTCGGAAGTCAGACGGAGGACCTCACAGCCCAGCACTCTGAGCAGCCCGGACAG AACTAAAGCCCACAACAACAGCATCCTTTATGCATTTGCGGGACTCCTTGCCATCCTCCTGGTTGTGGCAGTTTTCTGCATCCTGTGGAACTGGAATAAACGGAAGAAGC GGCAAGTTCCTTACCTCCGAGTTACCATCATGCCCTTGCTGACTCTGCCTCGACCCAGACAACgagccaaaaatatttatgacCTCTTGCCCCGAAGACAAGAAGAGCTGG GAAGACATCCGCCAAGGAGTATGCGTATTTTCAGTACTGAGAGCCTCCTGTCCAGAAATTCTGACAGCCCTCCCTCTGAGTATGTG CCCTCCCAAGCAGGTGGTGCTCTCCATGTGCACAGAGCCCATACTCATACCATGGGGTATGCAGTGGGCATCTATGACAATGCCGTGGAGCACCAGATATGTGGCAGCCTCAATCCCTCAGCGCACTATGCAAATGTCAGAGCTTCAAGAGACTGCTCGAGCACTTCTTCAGAGGATTCAAGAGATTATGTCAATATCCCAACAGCAAAGGAGATTGCTGAGACTTTAGCTTCTACCAACAGCCCTCCTGGAAACCTCTTCATCCTCCCAAGTACCGAGGAGCTGGAGTTGACTGAAGAAATACATGAGGGCTGTGGGAACACCAGTGACTGCACCAGTTTGGGGTCTTCAGGAACTGAGAACAGTGATCCACTCAGTGATGGGGAAGGGTCTTCTCAGACCTCAAATGACTATGTCAACATGGCAGTGTTGGATCTTGGGACCATCCAAGGGAAGCAGCCCTGGGGAACTTTTCAGTGCTGCAGAGATTATGAAAATGTACCACCAGATCTCAGTGGAaaccagcagcaggaggaggaggaagtgacaTCCTCAAACACAGACCATGTAGAGGGTGGGAGAGATGGTCCAGAGACCCACATCCAACCTGTCATGCAGTCAGGGAATTTCTTGACTGTGAAGGATTATGTGGCCTATCAGTCATCTGCACAGAGTGAGAACAGTCAGATGAAATGTGGAGAAGAGATGTCACATGAGGACTCTCATGACTATGAGAACGTGTGA